From Peptoanaerobacter stomatis, one genomic window encodes:
- a CDS encoding ABC transporter permease yields MKKRYLLYILIALTIIIMIITGYKDSVKTNLSDTFAPISLNHYFGTDHLGRDIFSLIVDGAVRTFATVFIASTISVFFGLILGMMGGYFGKTLETIIVFFTDMLMIVPSFIMALIISAIFGLNPVTAGMTLGITGICTYTNQSMILTRQVKSRGFILSEKALGIPPFFIMTRHILPNIITPILAALGSMVSAIALQYASLSFIGLGADITKPDWGALLYQYRVYIIDKPMLLFFPCMAIFSLAYASYMIFDNKEIAE; encoded by the coding sequence ATGAAAAAGAGATATTTATTGTATATATTGATTGCTCTTACTATCATAATAATGATAATTACAGGTTATAAGGACTCTGTAAAAACCAATCTTTCAGATACTTTTGCCCCCATTTCTCTTAATCATTATTTCGGCACTGATCACCTTGGCAGAGATATATTTTCCCTTATAGTAGATGGAGCTGTTCGTACATTTGCCACTGTTTTTATAGCATCGACAATATCAGTTTTCTTCGGTCTTATATTAGGTATGATGGGCGGATATTTCGGTAAGACTTTGGAAACTATCATAGTATTTTTTACAGATATGCTTATGATAGTGCCGTCATTTATAATGGCTTTAATTATCTCGGCAATATTCGGACTTAATCCCGTAACTGCAGGTATGACACTTGGTATCACAGGTATCTGTACATATACAAACCAATCAATGATACTTACAAGACAAGTAAAAAGCAGAGGATTTATACTAAGTGAGAAGGCTCTCGGCATACCGCCTTTTTTCATAATGACAAGACATATACTTCCCAATATCATCACTCCAATACTTGCAGCTCTTGGAAGCATGGTAAGTGCCATTGCTTTGCAATATGCCTCACTTTCTTTTATAGGCTTAGGGGCAGATATTACAAAACCGGATTGGGGAGCTTTATTGTATCAGTATAGAGTGTATATTATTGATAAACCTATGTTGCTGTTTTTTCCGTGTATGGCGATTTTTTCTCTTGCATATGCAAGTTACATGATTTTTGATAACAAGGAGATAGCGGAGTAG
- the murC gene encoding UDP-N-acetylmuramate--L-alanine ligase, whose translation MKIFFIGIGGISMSALAVICKNLGYDVYGSDRESSEITKKLEKSGIKIYIGHNKDNITEDFDMVVYTAAIAKDNEELVKSYDLGLNTMERANFLGHLMEKYENSIAISGTHGKTTTTSILTLIFNKADTSPTALIGGVFANIGGNIEIGSSDIFITEACEYVDSFLQFFPKIAIITNIEADHLDYFKDLESIKKSFLKFSNQVKSNGFVIANGDDENVKSTLKNSNSKIYYCGFDETNDFVCKNVKSDDEGYPNFDLFFKNELIDNFSLKVYGKHNIYNAICSIAAAYLCKINSSVIKSALLEFTGVGRRFEYIGEKNGVKVYDDYAHHPTEIKATLNAAKSIKKNRLISIFQPHTYSRTKSLFKDFNTCFDDTDIIIFADIYPAREPFDSTISSKMLCEEVKNRGIEAYHFDSFEKITDFLQKTAKENDIIFTIGAGDVYKIGKLYLN comes from the coding sequence ATGAAAATATTTTTTATAGGAATCGGTGGAATATCTATGAGTGCACTTGCTGTAATATGCAAAAATTTAGGATATGACGTATACGGTTCAGATAGAGAAAGTTCAGAAATAACAAAAAAATTAGAAAAATCCGGCATAAAAATATATATAGGACATAACAAAGACAACATCACAGAAGATTTTGATATGGTTGTATATACTGCTGCAATTGCTAAAGATAACGAAGAACTTGTAAAATCATATGATTTAGGTCTAAACACTATGGAGCGTGCTAATTTTTTAGGACATCTTATGGAAAAATATGAAAACTCAATAGCAATATCAGGTACGCATGGAAAAACTACAACTACATCTATACTTACACTTATATTCAATAAAGCAGATACAAGCCCTACTGCATTAATCGGAGGAGTATTTGCAAATATAGGTGGTAATATAGAAATAGGCTCATCAGATATATTCATAACTGAAGCTTGCGAATATGTAGACAGTTTCTTGCAATTTTTCCCTAAAATTGCAATCATCACCAACATAGAAGCTGATCATTTGGACTATTTTAAAGATTTGGAAAGCATAAAAAAATCTTTCTTAAAATTCTCTAATCAGGTCAAGTCAAATGGTTTTGTAATTGCAAACGGAGATGATGAAAATGTGAAAAGCACTCTCAAAAATTCAAACTCTAAAATATATTATTGTGGATTTGACGAAACAAATGATTTTGTATGTAAAAATGTAAAATCTGATGATGAAGGCTATCCAAATTTTGATTTATTTTTTAAAAATGAACTTATTGATAATTTTTCACTCAAAGTATACGGAAAACACAACATATATAATGCAATCTGCTCAATAGCAGCCGCCTATCTATGTAAAATAAATAGCTCTGTTATAAAAAGTGCATTGTTGGAATTTACAGGCGTTGGAAGAAGGTTTGAATATATAGGTGAAAAAAATGGCGTAAAAGTATATGACGATTATGCACACCATCCGACAGAGATAAAAGCAACTTTAAATGCTGCAAAATCAATCAAAAAAAATAGGCTCATTTCAATATTTCAGCCACATACCTACAGCAGAACAAAGTCATTATTTAAAGATTTCAACACTTGTTTTGATGATACCGACATAATAATATTTGCAGACATATATCCTGCAAGAGAGCCGTTTGATTCTACTATAAGCTCCAAAATGCTGTGTGAAGAAGTAAAAAATAGAGGAATTGAAGCCTATCACTTTGACAGTTTTGAAAAAATAACAGATTTTTTACAAAAAACAGCAAAAGAGAATGATATAATTTTTACCATAGGAGCCGGAGATGTATATAAAATAGGTAAATTATATTTAAACTAA
- a CDS encoding ABC transporter permease — translation MKYIQTVFKYILLLFFMSVFLFILTRSIPIDPVKMLLQQYQIPQTEQNIQAIREQWGLNQSYTVQYIRWMSAFLRGDWGVSLISKQDIRKEIFRGIPYSMTLGIGAILISSVIGFFLGYLASLKKDGFFDRLTAFLSILTQTVPLFMFCVVVIYYVGVKYKLAKIFTGDIYVKMTLAILLTAFASVGSIARIMKKHFLKIQKQSYIKAEMARGFLLNEALLTAGLKPALIGLCSAIISKFAWVIGGSSVVEFIFSIHGVSFFLISGIMQRDYNIIQSYMFFIVIWMMVVHLVFEIFIKFLGERE, via the coding sequence ATGAAATATATACAAACAGTGTTTAAATACATATTATTGCTTTTTTTCATGTCTGTATTTTTGTTCATACTTACAAGGAGTATACCAATTGATCCTGTAAAGATGCTTTTGCAACAGTATCAGATTCCGCAGACAGAGCAAAACATACAGGCAATACGAGAACAATGGGGACTTAATCAGTCTTACACTGTTCAATATATAAGATGGATGTCAGCATTTTTGCGTGGAGACTGGGGAGTGTCGCTCATAAGCAAGCAAGACATCCGAAAAGAGATTTTTAGAGGTATTCCTTATTCTATGACTCTCGGCATAGGTGCTATACTAATATCATCTGTTATAGGTTTTTTTCTCGGGTATCTTGCATCACTGAAAAAAGACGGTTTTTTTGACAGATTGACAGCTTTTTTATCCATATTGACACAGACTGTACCCTTATTTATGTTTTGTGTGGTGGTAATATATTATGTAGGAGTAAAATACAAATTGGCAAAGATTTTTACAGGAGACATCTATGTAAAGATGACTCTTGCAATACTTTTGACAGCATTTGCATCTGTAGGAAGTATTGCGAGGATAATGAAAAAACACTTTTTAAAAATACAAAAACAATCATATATAAAGGCGGAGATGGCAAGAGGTTTTTTGCTCAATGAAGCTCTGCTAACAGCCGGACTCAAACCTGCACTTATAGGTCTTTGTTCTGCAATTATCAGTAAGTTTGCATGGGTTATCGGTGGCAGTAGCGTAGTGGAATTTATATTTTCAATCCATGGAGTCAGTTTCTTTTTAATATCAGGAATCATGCAAAGGGATTATAACATCATCCAGTCTTATATGTTTTTCATAGTTATTTGGATGATGGTAGTTCACCTTGTATTTGAAATTTTCATAAAATTTTTAGGAGAGAGGGAATGA
- a CDS encoding ABC transporter ATP-binding protein — MDKILQIKNLSVEIGKKILDNINLEVKDGERLGIFGSSGCGKTMTINAIMDILPSDAIVQGEIFLCGKDILKMEKKQRRRYIGQNISMIMQDSINALSPYEKICSQMRRVIQSHYKISKNETYNFALKQLEEIGLDSKKVIQCYPHQLSGGMRQRVFIAMSLCTPTSLIIADEPTTSLDAISQMRFIELINNISSKKNLPLIFISHNIGVIASLCENVTVIDKGKIIEEGKTKDILQNQKSDIARQIIQDTKKLYEV; from the coding sequence ATGGACAAGATTTTGCAAATAAAGAATTTGAGCGTTGAAATTGGCAAAAAGATACTTGACAATATAAATTTGGAAGTAAAAGACGGTGAAAGACTTGGAATATTTGGGAGTAGTGGCTGCGGTAAGACTATGACCATAAATGCTATAATGGATATTTTGCCATCTGATGCAATAGTACAAGGTGAGATATTTCTTTGTGGAAAAGATATATTAAAAATGGAAAAAAAACAAAGACGAAGATATATCGGACAAAACATATCTATGATAATGCAAGACTCCATAAATGCACTTTCCCCATACGAAAAGATATGCTCTCAAATGAGGAGAGTAATACAAAGCCATTACAAAATATCAAAAAATGAAACATATAATTTTGCCTTAAAACAGCTTGAAGAAATAGGATTGGATTCCAAAAAAGTTATACAATGCTATCCACATCAATTAAGCGGCGGTATGAGGCAAAGAGTATTTATAGCTATGTCGCTGTGTACACCTACTTCACTTATTATAGCTGATGAGCCTACTACCAGCTTAGATGCCATATCACAGATGAGATTTATTGAGCTGATTAACAACATATCTTCCAAAAAAAATCTTCCTCTTATATTTATAAGTCACAATATAGGTGTGATAGCAAGCCTATGTGAAAACGTGACAGTTATAGATAAAGGAAAGATAATAGAAGAAGGAAAAACAAAAGATATATTGCAAAATCAAAAAAGTGATATAGCAAGACAGATAATACAAGATACGAAAAAACTCTACGAGGTGTAA
- a CDS encoding ABC transporter substrate-binding protein, which translates to MKKFKLLLILATVIISCSMLSACQKNDTTQTDDKKAQTQTADDTPVIIGQTWVLGDTDPTNSGTPWGLTSQGISETVFKLDKDGKLTSRFIESFKRVDPLTWTAVIKNTAKFSNGDVVDAKALADCLNIIQEKNALSNATAGKVTFTAKDDNTLEIKTERELQLLDSFLTEWANIVFKELPDNTYVFTGPYVIESFKPEIEFNLKPNPNYEGADNRPDVKILAFKDASAMKLAFDSGEIDMAFTVTPEVAKMIKDSGKNVKTIDAGYQYFGIFNLNSDILKDEKVRQAISLGINRDEYVKSLMGGRVATGFFAQYFDFAGDVKLSQDIEKAKTLLDEAGYVMKDNVRVKDDKTLDITLTTYPSRPDLPIIMQIMASQLKELGFNVNTQIVDGIDNVGKSGEFDLILYAQHTAPTGDPAFSLNQFFRADQPKNFSKYKSDEMDKILDELGKEEDNAKRVELAKKAQALVAKNLPVLYLIDPQWNIAVSDRLSDYQPYNGDYYIVNDQLKK; encoded by the coding sequence ATGAAAAAATTTAAACTATTACTAATTTTAGCAACTGTAATCATATCTTGCAGTATGCTGTCTGCTTGTCAAAAAAATGATACAACTCAAACAGACGACAAAAAAGCTCAAACTCAAACAGCTGATGACACACCTGTAATCATAGGACAGACTTGGGTATTAGGAGATACAGATCCTACAAACTCAGGCACACCTTGGGGACTCACTTCTCAGGGAATAAGCGAAACTGTGTTTAAATTGGACAAAGATGGTAAATTGACTTCAAGATTTATAGAAAGTTTTAAAAGAGTCGACCCTCTTACTTGGACTGCCGTTATAAAAAATACGGCAAAATTTTCAAACGGAGATGTAGTTGACGCCAAAGCACTTGCCGATTGCCTAAACATAATACAGGAAAAAAACGCACTTTCTAATGCAACTGCCGGAAAGGTGACATTTACGGCAAAAGATGACAACACTTTGGAGATAAAAACAGAAAGAGAATTACAGCTTTTAGATTCTTTCTTGACTGAATGGGCAAATATAGTGTTCAAAGAACTTCCTGACAATACTTATGTATTTACAGGACCATATGTAATAGAAAGCTTCAAACCTGAGATAGAGTTTAATCTCAAACCTAATCCTAATTACGAAGGAGCAGACAACAGACCTGATGTAAAGATACTTGCATTCAAAGACGCATCTGCAATGAAACTTGCCTTTGACTCAGGCGAAATAGACATGGCTTTTACAGTTACTCCTGAAGTAGCAAAGATGATTAAAGATTCAGGTAAAAACGTTAAAACTATAGATGCAGGATACCAATATTTTGGCATCTTCAACTTGAACAGTGATATATTAAAGGACGAAAAAGTAAGACAAGCTATAAGTCTTGGCATAAATCGTGATGAATATGTAAAATCTTTGATGGGTGGAAGAGTTGCTACAGGATTTTTTGCACAGTATTTCGACTTTGCCGGAGATGTAAAACTTTCTCAAGATATTGAAAAAGCGAAAACACTCCTTGATGAAGCTGGATATGTTATGAAAGATAATGTAAGAGTAAAAGACGACAAGACTTTGGACATCACTCTTACTACTTATCCAAGCAGACCTGATTTACCGATAATAATGCAAATAATGGCATCACAACTCAAGGAACTCGGATTTAATGTTAATACTCAGATAGTTGACGGCATAGACAACGTAGGAAAATCAGGAGAATTTGATTTGATATTATATGCTCAACATACTGCACCTACAGGAGATCCTGCATTCTCACTAAATCAGTTCTTCAGAGCAGATCAACCTAAGAATTTTTCAAAATACAAATCTGATGAAATGGATAAAATCTTAGATGAACTTGGAAAAGAAGAAGACAATGCAAAAAGAGTTGAGCTTGCTAAGAAAGCACAGGCATTAGTAGCAAAAAATTTACCTGTACTTTATCTTATAGATCCTCAATGGAATATTGCTGTGTCTGATAGGCTTTCAGATTATCAACCGTACAATGGAGACTATTATATAGTAAATGACCAATTGAAAAAATAA
- a CDS encoding PAS domain-containing protein: protein MEKRGFDKLDHAKLDKLITIKVSYLKGEISKEEARKQIMANYKSITADEFAYTEQKIKDLGFSDETVHKHMDELLNLLEGILEKSSLSLPIGHPLQTYINENTAIKSLLSEMKEFENNPFDKDKWTEFYNKLYQFNTHLSRKQNQLFSKLEEKGFDRPSKIMWSFDNNVKKLISTAKTLLEEDKYDEFLKLQPEVHESILDLIDKEESILYPTSFKLISEEEFIKMRKGDDEIGYCLIENPPIFGDILENKEIPNEFMSELSQLLAKYSSLTGQNEILDVKQGKLTLEQINLIFQHLSVDLSYVDENELVRFYSDTKHRVFPRSPGVIGRNVMNCHPRESVDTVNRIIEAFRNGEKDMAEFWLQMGGKFIYITYTAVRDENGKFRGVLEMMQDATHIRSLEGSKKLLSWDDEYKQEDKNTSPKNSNNSNPYGITKDSVIADIINKYPYIREFMPTLSPKYNKILNPIAFNTIGKVANLEMIAQRGNINIDVLISKICDEIKNHENNK from the coding sequence ATGGAAAAAAGAGGTTTTGACAAATTGGATCATGCAAAGTTGGACAAGTTAATCACAATAAAGGTTAGCTATCTTAAAGGTGAAATATCAAAAGAAGAAGCAAGAAAACAAATAATGGCTAATTATAAGTCCATAACTGCGGATGAGTTTGCATACACTGAGCAAAAAATCAAAGATTTAGGCTTTTCTGATGAAACTGTTCACAAGCATATGGACGAATTATTGAATTTATTGGAAGGTATATTGGAAAAATCAAGTCTGTCATTACCGATAGGTCATCCTTTACAGACATATATAAACGAAAATACTGCAATAAAAAGTCTCTTATCCGAGATGAAAGAATTTGAAAACAATCCATTTGATAAAGATAAATGGACTGAGTTTTATAATAAATTATATCAATTTAATACACATCTCTCAAGAAAACAAAATCAGTTATTTTCAAAATTGGAAGAAAAAGGCTTTGATAGACCTTCAAAAATAATGTGGAGTTTTGATAATAACGTTAAAAAACTTATAAGCACAGCCAAAACTCTTTTAGAAGAAGATAAATATGATGAATTTTTAAAATTACAACCTGAAGTGCATGAAAGTATATTAGACTTGATAGATAAAGAAGAATCTATACTATATCCTACTTCCTTCAAACTTATAAGCGAAGAAGAATTTATAAAGATGAGAAAAGGTGATGACGAAATAGGATATTGTCTTATAGAAAATCCTCCTATTTTTGGTGATATTCTTGAAAATAAAGAAATTCCAAACGAATTTATGTCTGAGCTTAGTCAATTATTGGCAAAATATTCTTCTCTAACCGGTCAAAATGAAATACTTGATGTAAAACAGGGAAAATTGACTTTGGAGCAAATAAATTTAATATTTCAACATTTATCAGTAGATTTATCATATGTTGATGAAAATGAATTAGTACGTTTTTATTCAGATACAAAACACAGAGTATTTCCAAGAAGTCCCGGAGTAATCGGAAGAAATGTTATGAATTGCCATCCGAGAGAAAGTGTGGATACTGTCAATAGAATAATCGAAGCATTTAGAAACGGCGAAAAGGATATGGCTGAGTTTTGGTTGCAAATGGGTGGAAAATTCATATACATCACATATACAGCCGTAAGAGATGAAAATGGAAAATTCAGAGGTGTCCTCGAAATGATGCAAGATGCTACTCATATACGTTCACTCGAAGGTAGCAAAAAACTACTATCTTGGGATGACGAGTATAAACAAGAAGATAAAAATACATCTCCCAAGAATTCTAACAATTCAAACCCATATGGCATTACAAAAGATAGCGTAATAGCAGATATAATAAACAAATACCCATATATAAGAGAATTTATGCCAACACTATCTCCAAAATACAACAAAATTTTAAATCCGATAGCTTTTAATACTATAGGAAAAGTAGCAAATCTTGAAATGATAGCTCAACGCGGAAATATAAATATAGATGTTTTAATCTCAAAAATATGTGATGAAATAAAAAATCACGAAAATAATAAATAA
- a CDS encoding electron transfer flavoprotein subunit beta/FixA family protein — translation MKIVVCMKQVPDTTEVRLDPKTNTLIREGVPSIINPDDKAGLEIALKLKDELDAEVTVLSMGPPQAESALREALAMGADEAVLLTDRAFGGADTWATSSTISAALKCLDYDLIITGRQAIDGDTAQVGPQIAEHLGIPQITYAQEVKFENNKLSVKRQFEDRYHIIEVNMPCVITALSESTKPRYMTISGIFDAYQKEIKIWNLETIKDKIDIANIGLKGSPTKVKKSYPKQGKAAGVLLKDLTADEAAQAIVSKLKEKYII, via the coding sequence ATGAAAATAGTTGTTTGTATGAAACAAGTACCTGATACAACTGAAGTGAGATTAGACCCTAAAACCAACACGCTTATAAGGGAGGGAGTTCCAAGTATTATAAATCCTGATGATAAAGCCGGATTAGAAATAGCTTTGAAACTGAAAGACGAATTGGATGCTGAAGTTACAGTATTGTCTATGGGACCTCCTCAAGCAGAGTCTGCATTGAGAGAAGCTCTCGCTATGGGAGCAGATGAAGCCGTATTATTAACAGACAGAGCATTCGGTGGTGCAGATACATGGGCTACATCTTCTACAATATCGGCAGCATTAAAGTGTTTAGATTATGATTTAATAATAACAGGCAGACAGGCAATAGACGGAGATACTGCACAAGTAGGTCCTCAAATAGCGGAACATTTGGGCATCCCTCAAATAACCTATGCACAAGAAGTAAAATTTGAAAATAACAAATTATCGGTAAAAAGACAATTTGAAGACAGATATCATATCATAGAAGTAAATATGCCTTGCGTGATCACAGCTCTGTCAGAATCTACAAAGCCGAGATATATGACAATAAGCGGTATATTTGATGCTTATCAAAAAGAAATAAAAATTTGGAATTTGGAAACTATAAAAGACAAAATAGATATTGCAAATATAGGTCTAAAAGGTTCACCTACAAAAGTAAAGAAATCTTATCCTAAACAAGGAAAAGCCGCAGGAGTTTTATTAAAGGATTTAACTGCTGATGAGGCGGCTCAAGCTATAGTTTCAAAACTTAAAGAAAAATATATTATATAA
- a CDS encoding ABC transporter ATP-binding protein: MKEIFRIENLTKEYIYNKKKRTLAIDNISFTIYNRSTTAIVGESGCGKTTLSLILAGFEEDYNGNVYYDGNNIIKKKKDKDYKKEVQIIFQNPFDCFNPMWNIKDHLIEPVRYHKIVPKNLEIEYIKSIISSCELNDEVLRKRPTQLSGGQLQRLAIARVLSLKPKVIIADEILTALDVSVQSKIIQLLKNLHKTNDFTLIFISHDLNTVRKISDRIIVMKNGAIVEDNDTKSIFTNPKSEYTKTLIDAIPKFDI, encoded by the coding sequence ATGAAAGAGATATTTCGCATAGAAAATCTTACCAAAGAATACATTTATAACAAAAAGAAAAGAACTTTAGCGATAGATAATATAAGTTTTACCATATATAACAGAAGCACTACTGCTATAGTAGGTGAATCAGGATGTGGAAAAACCACATTATCTCTAATACTTGCTGGATTTGAAGAAGACTACAATGGTAATGTGTACTATGATGGCAATAACATAATCAAAAAAAAGAAAGACAAGGACTATAAAAAAGAAGTACAAATAATTTTTCAAAACCCGTTTGATTGTTTCAATCCTATGTGGAATATCAAAGACCATTTGATAGAACCTGTGAGATATCATAAAATAGTACCAAAAAATCTGGAAATAGAATATATAAAATCTATAATAAGTTCATGCGAACTAAATGATGAAGTACTCAGAAAAAGACCTACTCAACTGAGCGGAGGACAATTACAAAGACTTGCTATTGCAAGAGTGTTGTCATTAAAACCGAAAGTTATAATTGCAGACGAAATATTGACTGCTTTAGATGTGAGTGTACAGTCAAAAATAATTCAACTTCTGAAAAATTTACACAAAACCAATGATTTTACATTGATATTCATATCTCACGACCTAAATACAGTAAGAAAAATTTCCGATAGAATAATAGTGATGAAAAACGGCGCAATAGTCGAAGACAATGACACAAAGAGCATTTTCACAAATCCTAAAAGTGAATATACAAAGACGCTTATTGACGCAATACCTAAGTTTGATATATAA
- a CDS encoding metallophosphoesterase: protein MSTYVVSDIHGKYDKFIEVLDKINLKEEDTLYVLGDILDRGKHPIKVMLKLMEMKNVICIVGNHELMAIRCMDFIIQKITETSTDKFDKYKNFSIWYRNGAKNTIDEFIKLDSKMKFKIIDYMKNFITYKKLYINGKNFLLVHGGLGDFHPDKKIEEYTLDELVWDRVDYDMKYFDDIYLITGHTPTMLIESNTKPGYIYKANNHIAIDCGACFNGGRLGVICLDTGEEFYSS, encoded by the coding sequence TTGTCAACATATGTTGTATCAGATATACATGGCAAGTATGACAAATTCATAGAAGTGCTTGATAAAATTAATCTTAAAGAAGAAGATACTCTCTATGTACTCGGAGATATTCTTGATAGAGGAAAGCATCCTATAAAAGTAATGCTGAAGCTTATGGAGATGAAGAACGTTATATGTATTGTCGGTAATCATGAGCTTATGGCAATCAGATGTATGGATTTTATTATTCAAAAAATAACAGAGACTTCAACAGATAAATTTGACAAATATAAGAATTTTTCTATATGGTATCGAAACGGAGCAAAAAACACAATAGACGAATTCATAAAATTAGACAGTAAAATGAAATTTAAGATAATAGATTATATGAAAAATTTTATAACCTATAAAAAGTTATACATTAATGGAAAAAACTTTCTATTAGTTCACGGCGGTTTAGGGGACTTTCATCCGGATAAAAAAATAGAAGAATATACCTTAGATGAATTAGTATGGGATAGAGTAGATTATGATATGAAATATTTTGACGATATATATTTAATAACAGGGCATACCCCTACAATGCTAATAGAATCAAACACAAAACCCGGATATATATACAAAGCTAACAATCATATAGCAATAGACTGTGGCGCCTGCTTTAATGGAGGAAGATTAGGAGTTATATGTCTTGATACCGGAGAAGAGTTTTATTCATCATAA
- a CDS encoding FadR/GntR family transcriptional regulator, which produces MSRRIISHPKNSISIDSRPQYLRVADKIKQKIFSGSIKIGDKLPTERELAQRYNVGRPSIREAIRSLENLGLVETLQGSGTYVRNNTEKIILNSFDIIYNTNDISNEEVVQFREMFEYAAVKLAATNATDAEIRKLEKILEKMKIVNTSKELERVDLLFHEQIANMTHNTLILEIFKAMRSFFDNCIKSTNDLIYSKGENNEDIISYHIPITDAIKDRDPSVALVFMERHFKKIRELMQK; this is translated from the coding sequence ATGAGCAGACGGATAATTTCACATCCGAAAAACAGTATAAGCATAGATAGCAGACCGCAATATCTTCGTGTAGCTGATAAAATAAAGCAAAAAATATTTTCGGGCAGTATAAAAATAGGGGATAAACTTCCTACAGAGAGGGAGCTTGCTCAAAGATATAATGTTGGGAGACCTTCGATAAGGGAGGCGATAAGAAGTCTTGAAAATCTGGGACTTGTTGAAACATTACAAGGGAGCGGAACATATGTCAGGAATAATACTGAAAAAATAATATTGAATTCTTTTGATATAATATACAATACAAATGATATTTCTAATGAAGAGGTTGTGCAGTTCAGAGAAATGTTTGAATATGCGGCTGTGAAATTGGCGGCAACTAATGCAACCGACGCGGAGATAAGGAAACTCGAAAAAATACTTGAAAAGATGAAAATTGTTAATACATCTAAAGAATTGGAACGTGTAGATTTGCTTTTTCATGAACAAATAGCGAATATGACACATAATACTCTTATTTTAGAGATTTTTAAAGCTATGAGAAGTTTTTTCGATAATTGTATTAAAAGTACAAATGATTTGATATATTCAAAGGGGGAAAATAATGAAGATATAATAAGTTATCACATTCCTATAACAGATGCAATAAAAGATAGAGATCCGTCAGTGGCACTTGTATTTATGGAAAGACATTTCAAAAAAATAAGAGAGCTTATGCAAAAATAG